From the genome of Bradyrhizobium elkanii USDA 76, one region includes:
- a CDS encoding toll/interleukin-1 receptor domain-containing protein, with the protein MARCTAPVRGHRTASAAAECPACSGRYRGFSYPSYSPPSTPTYTPSYPSPGGSGSGRSSSGGGGSGSRVRARWSRPGSSVLYTPAEVRALTPIRENVEKQASLDRRDVFLCHAWDDRQGAAKELHDLLEARGVKVWFSEKDVDLGVPLLRAIDKGLANSRIGIVLVTPALLLRLPKEGIADKELSALLAGERLVPVVHQTTYEALREVSPLLASRTGLDTAEAPMADVAAKLAEVVLLP; encoded by the coding sequence ATGGCTAGATGCACAGCACCGGTACGAGGTCATCGCACAGCAAGCGCGGCAGCAGAGTGCCCTGCATGTAGTGGCCGCTATCGCGGCTTCAGTTACCCGTCGTATTCCCCGCCCTCCACTCCGACTTACACCCCGTCCTACCCCTCGCCGGGAGGCAGCGGCAGCGGCCGAAGCAGCAGCGGCGGCGGCGGGTCCGGCAGCCGCGTACGAGCGAGATGGTCGCGCCCCGGTTCGTCCGTGTTGTACACGCCCGCCGAAGTGCGGGCACTCACGCCCATCCGCGAGAACGTCGAGAAACAAGCGTCCCTTGACCGTCGGGACGTCTTTCTCTGCCATGCGTGGGACGACCGGCAGGGTGCTGCCAAGGAACTGCACGATTTGCTCGAAGCGCGCGGTGTCAAGGTCTGGTTCAGCGAGAAGGACGTAGACCTCGGCGTGCCGTTGCTCCGCGCCATCGACAAGGGCTTGGCGAATTCGCGGATTGGGATCGTGCTGGTCACCCCCGCGCTGCTGCTCCGCCTCCCAAAAGAAGGCATCGCCGACAAAGAACTTTCGGCGCTCCTCGCTGGTGAGCGTCTCGTTCCCGTCGTGCACCAGACGACGTATGAAGCTCTCCGCGAGGTTAGCCCTCTGCTCGCTTCGAGAACCGGCCTAGACACCGCAGAAGCACCTATGGCGGACGTCGCTGCCAAGCTCGCCGAGGTCGTCCTATTGCCCTGA